One Arthrobacter sp. FW306-07-I genomic window carries:
- a CDS encoding type II secretion system F family protein, which translates to MTSLSPAAVICGIALGFGLWLVIFRSPPMRPITLSERIEPQLKSQNLESRLLRSGEQNLTPFGPLERILRPVFRDWLTTLGKLNPAPGATGRRLAQAGLDKSPLDFRAEQLLWAAAGFGVSLIVVLVGAAAGRFSPVFAAAVVIGSAAAGFVLRDYWLGAQVRRRETRMMAEFPSLAELMALAVGAGESATGALDRVCRSANGELSKEFSKILAETRAGKPLVVALQEFSARTDLAPLVRFVDGIIVAVERGTPLADVLRAQAQDVRDSAKRDLMEAAGKKEIAMMVPLVFGVLPLTVVFAVFPGLAAINLGF; encoded by the coding sequence TTGACGAGTCTTTCCCCCGCCGCCGTAATCTGCGGAATTGCCCTGGGCTTCGGCTTGTGGCTCGTTATCTTCCGGTCTCCTCCCATGCGCCCCATAACGTTGTCTGAGCGGATTGAGCCCCAGCTGAAGTCCCAGAACCTGGAATCGCGGCTTCTGCGCAGTGGGGAGCAGAATCTAACGCCGTTCGGACCGCTTGAACGGATTCTCCGGCCGGTTTTCCGGGACTGGCTCACCACCTTGGGGAAGCTCAATCCCGCACCCGGGGCCACGGGACGTCGGCTCGCGCAGGCGGGATTGGACAAATCGCCGCTTGATTTCCGTGCAGAACAATTGCTGTGGGCGGCGGCCGGGTTTGGCGTCTCTCTGATCGTCGTCCTGGTCGGAGCAGCCGCCGGTAGGTTCAGCCCGGTCTTTGCGGCCGCAGTGGTTATCGGCAGTGCCGCAGCAGGTTTCGTACTGCGGGACTACTGGCTGGGCGCCCAAGTCCGCCGGCGGGAAACACGGATGATGGCAGAGTTTCCCAGCCTGGCCGAATTGATGGCCCTTGCTGTTGGCGCGGGGGAGAGCGCAACAGGCGCTTTGGATCGTGTGTGCAGGAGTGCCAACGGTGAGCTGTCCAAAGAGTTCTCGAAAATCCTCGCAGAGACAAGAGCCGGCAAGCCCTTGGTTGTGGCCCTGCAGGAGTTTTCTGCACGCACCGACCTTGCACCGCTGGTCAGGTTCGTCGACGGGATCATCGTGGCGGTGGAAAGAGGAACACCTTTGGCCGACGTGCTTCGCGCACAGGCGCAGGACGTACGCGACTCAGCCAAGCGCGATCTGATGGAAGCTGCCGGGAAAAAGGAGATCGCAATGATGGTGCCCTTGGTTTTCGGGGTGCTTCCCCTAACCGTCGTATTCGCGGTATTTCCCGGCCTCGCCGCCATCAACCTGGGCTTCTGA
- a CDS encoding M23 family metallopeptidase yields the protein MNLIDQPLPRPRHSRGRTAGRRLGVISGVLTILLSAGMAVATPVAFADDLEDRKAALEAEAARVQASLEFVDSRIAKAAGDLVIYQGQLPGAQQALLDAQGRVASAVKESEALAARVDMAQQNKAKITQQLETDKQKIADTKKLIGQIATQAYKSGGVPSNLSLFFGSNSGSSLTETMDLADQAMRSQNAAMDKLNQQNATNVNSEARLQAVEVEIKDLKAKADAALEREKAARDEAAAKKAQVDQLIADTTRLDAELQAAKPGIQAKLAGVQANQNQVANEIAERDRKAREAWEAEQRRQAEAAAAAAAAAAAAAAAANRPAPPVQPYVPPAVGSPSAFGLRHPFDGSIPITSGFGYRTTPPGTIDFYGTGGYMHTGIDFGAACGTPVYAAAAGEVFSSGWNSADGGGWRVKIDHGLVQGNTLTTIYYHNSSIVVSNGQRVSQGQLIAYSGSTGNSTGCHAHFETWLNGKAVDPMGLL from the coding sequence ATGAACCTGATTGATCAACCCTTGCCCCGTCCTCGGCACAGCCGAGGGCGGACCGCCGGACGCCGTTTGGGGGTCATCAGCGGTGTGCTCACCATTCTGCTGTCCGCGGGGATGGCCGTTGCGACGCCCGTCGCCTTCGCCGACGACCTCGAGGACCGCAAAGCTGCGCTCGAAGCAGAAGCCGCACGCGTGCAGGCTTCCCTCGAATTTGTCGATTCCCGGATTGCAAAGGCCGCCGGGGACCTGGTGATTTACCAGGGCCAGCTTCCGGGTGCCCAGCAGGCGCTGCTCGACGCGCAGGGTCGCGTGGCCAGCGCGGTGAAGGAATCGGAGGCACTGGCCGCGCGTGTGGACATGGCCCAGCAGAACAAGGCGAAGATCACCCAGCAGCTTGAAACGGACAAGCAGAAGATCGCCGATACCAAGAAACTGATCGGCCAGATTGCCACGCAAGCCTACAAATCCGGCGGCGTTCCCTCCAACCTGTCGCTGTTCTTCGGCTCCAACAGCGGCAGCAGCCTGACTGAAACCATGGACCTGGCTGACCAGGCCATGCGCAGCCAGAACGCGGCCATGGACAAGCTCAACCAGCAGAACGCCACCAACGTAAACTCTGAAGCCCGCCTTCAGGCCGTGGAAGTGGAAATCAAGGACCTCAAGGCGAAAGCCGACGCCGCTCTGGAACGGGAAAAGGCGGCGCGTGACGAAGCTGCGGCGAAGAAGGCGCAGGTAGACCAACTGATTGCGGATACCACGCGCCTTGACGCTGAGCTCCAGGCCGCCAAGCCCGGAATTCAGGCCAAACTTGCCGGTGTCCAAGCCAACCAGAACCAAGTTGCCAACGAAATCGCAGAACGTGACCGAAAAGCCCGGGAGGCGTGGGAAGCGGAGCAGCGCCGGCAGGCAGAGGCTGCTGCTGCAGCTGCCGCCGCTGCAGCAGCCGCAGCCGCGGCAGCGAACCGCCCGGCGCCGCCCGTTCAGCCGTATGTACCGCCCGCGGTAGGGTCGCCGTCGGCCTTTGGCCTCCGCCACCCGTTCGACGGCAGCATCCCCATCACCTCAGGCTTTGGCTACCGCACAACTCCGCCGGGAACGATCGACTTCTACGGCACCGGCGGCTATATGCACACGGGAATCGACTTCGGTGCCGCCTGTGGCACCCCTGTGTACGCGGCGGCGGCCGGGGAAGTCTTTAGCTCCGGCTGGAACTCCGCCGACGGTGGCGGGTGGCGCGTCAAGATTGATCATGGCCTGGTGCAGGGGAACACCCTGACCACCATCTATTACCACAACTCCAGCATCGTCGTCTCGAATGGGCAGCGCGTCTCCCAAGGCCAGCTCATTGCCTACTCCGGCAGCACCGGTAACTCCACCGGCTGCCACGCCCACTTCGAAACATGGCTCAACGGCAAGGCTGTAGATCCCATGGGACTGCTGTAG
- the prfB gene encoding peptide chain release factor 2, protein MANIDFSAEIRALRATYESIERVSDVEALKEDIAELSERAGEPDLWDDPAAAQKITSRLSHRQSELERLTNLAARIDDLEVLVELGQDEDDADSMGEAAAELESIKKALKDLEVVTLLSGEYDEREAVVSIRAGAGGVDAADFAEMLMRMYLRWAERHGYPTTVMDTSYAEEAGLKSATFEVKAPYAYGTLSVEAGTHRLVRISPFDNQGRRQTSFAAVEVIPLIEQTDSIDIPDNEIRVDVFRSSGPGGQSVNTTDSAVRLTHIPTGTVVSMQNEKSQLQNRAAAMRVLQSRLLLLKKEQEDAEKKALAGDVKASWGDQMRSYVLNPYQMVKDLRTEHEVGNTAAVFDGEIDDFIDAGIRWRTDNRNAEK, encoded by the coding sequence ATGGCCAATATTGATTTTTCCGCTGAAATCCGCGCGCTCCGCGCCACCTACGAGTCCATTGAACGCGTTTCCGACGTGGAGGCACTCAAGGAGGACATCGCAGAACTCAGCGAGCGGGCAGGGGAGCCCGACCTTTGGGACGATCCCGCGGCCGCACAGAAAATCACCTCGCGGCTCTCCCACCGACAGTCGGAACTGGAACGCCTCACCAATCTTGCGGCCCGGATCGACGATCTGGAAGTACTGGTTGAGCTCGGGCAGGACGAGGACGACGCCGACTCGATGGGGGAGGCCGCGGCCGAACTTGAGTCCATTAAGAAGGCCCTCAAGGACCTGGAAGTCGTGACACTGCTTTCGGGTGAGTACGACGAGCGCGAAGCCGTGGTTTCCATTCGCGCGGGCGCAGGAGGCGTTGATGCCGCAGACTTTGCCGAGATGCTCATGCGCATGTACCTCCGCTGGGCGGAACGGCACGGCTACCCTACAACCGTCATGGATACTTCCTACGCGGAAGAGGCTGGACTCAAGTCCGCCACTTTCGAGGTGAAGGCGCCCTACGCGTACGGGACCCTGAGCGTGGAAGCCGGGACCCACCGCCTCGTCAGGATCAGCCCCTTTGATAACCAGGGCCGCCGGCAGACCTCCTTCGCTGCTGTTGAAGTCATTCCGCTGATCGAACAGACCGACTCGATCGACATCCCCGACAACGAAATCAGGGTGGACGTCTTCCGTTCATCCGGCCCTGGCGGCCAGTCGGTGAACACGACCGACTCCGCTGTCCGCCTTACCCATATCCCGACGGGCACCGTGGTGTCCATGCAGAATGAAAAGTCCCAGCTGCAGAACCGTGCAGCTGCCATGCGCGTGCTGCAGTCCCGCCTCCTGCTTTTGAAGAAGGAGCAGGAGGATGCGGAAAAGAAGGCGCTGGCCGGGGACGTCAAGGCATCCTGGGGTGACCAGATGCGCTCCTACGTCCTGAACCCGTACCAAATGGTTAAGGACCTGCGGACCGAGCACGAGGTGGGCAATACCGCGGCAGTGTTCGACGGTGAAATTGATGACTTCATCGACGCCGGCATCCGCTGGCGAACAGACAACCGGAACGCCGAAAAGTAG
- a CDS encoding type II secretion system F family protein encodes MIAALVGTTAGVGFFLIWWSCWQTPDSAKRERKPGRLADLLVGAGVDKVSPRGLVGTCLGLGAFVALVFYGLSRSWPIACCFGLFGGWLPITLLRWRAKKRTAMLRQLWPDVVDHLRSAIRAGLPLPEALIQLGDKGPEELRPLFREFGADYRAGGQFDGSLNKLKQRLADPVADRIIEALRLTREVGGSDLGKLLGTLAEFLRENARTRSELEARQSWTINAARLAVAAPWIVMILLATRPEAIQAYNTPLGAAVLLGGLVVSLVCYTVMLKIGALPQDERVLR; translated from the coding sequence ATGATCGCGGCCCTGGTGGGAACTACGGCGGGGGTTGGCTTCTTCCTCATTTGGTGGTCCTGTTGGCAAACGCCTGACTCTGCAAAGCGGGAGCGCAAGCCGGGCCGGCTGGCAGACCTGCTCGTCGGCGCCGGAGTGGATAAAGTCTCACCCCGCGGTTTGGTTGGGACTTGCCTTGGGCTCGGGGCATTTGTGGCCCTGGTCTTCTATGGTCTCAGCCGTTCCTGGCCCATCGCCTGCTGCTTCGGCCTTTTCGGCGGGTGGCTGCCAATCACCCTTCTGCGGTGGCGCGCTAAAAAGAGGACGGCCATGCTGCGTCAACTGTGGCCTGACGTTGTTGACCACCTCCGATCCGCAATCCGTGCAGGCCTGCCGCTGCCTGAGGCGCTTATCCAGCTTGGAGACAAAGGGCCCGAGGAACTGCGGCCGCTCTTCCGGGAGTTTGGGGCTGACTACCGGGCCGGTGGCCAATTCGATGGTTCGCTGAACAAGCTGAAACAGCGGCTCGCCGACCCCGTGGCTGACCGGATTATCGAAGCACTCCGGCTGACGCGGGAAGTGGGCGGCTCAGACCTGGGAAAACTCCTGGGGACCCTGGCAGAGTTCCTGAGGGAAAATGCCCGGACCCGCAGTGAACTTGAGGCACGCCAGTCGTGGACCATAAATGCCGCCCGCCTCGCAGTTGCTGCGCCCTGGATCGTCATGATTCTGCTGGCGACCAGACCGGAAGCGATACAGGCCTACAACACGCCCCTGGGCGCCGCCGTGCTGCTTGGTGGGCTGGTGGTCTCGCTGGTTTGCTACACCGTGATGTTGAAGATCGGGGCCCTGCCGCAGGACGAAAGGGTGCTGCGTTGA
- the ftsE gene encoding cell division ATP-binding protein FtsE, with the protein MIRFENVTKVYDQKARPALDSVTLEIDRGEFAFLVGASGSGKSTFLRLVLKEDRATSGAVYVAGQNVAKISSWRVPRLRRGIGVVFQDFRLLPQKNVFANVAFAMQVIGKSRSVIRDTVPEVLKTVGLEGKEHRMPHELSGGEQQRVAIARAVVNRPGILLADEPTGNLDPTTSMGIMGVLDKINQNGTTVVMATHDDDIVNEMRKRVVELKNGVVIRDEAKALYTSMIPVVGQSRRLKDASGRETPDGGLPGNGAEGEAQR; encoded by the coding sequence ATGATCCGATTCGAAAATGTCACCAAGGTTTACGACCAGAAAGCCCGTCCGGCGCTGGATTCGGTCACCCTTGAGATTGACCGCGGCGAATTCGCCTTCCTTGTCGGCGCCTCCGGCTCCGGAAAGTCGACGTTCCTCCGGCTCGTTCTGAAGGAAGACCGCGCCACCTCCGGTGCCGTCTATGTCGCCGGCCAGAACGTGGCCAAGATTTCCAGCTGGCGCGTTCCGCGCCTCCGCCGGGGCATCGGCGTCGTCTTCCAGGACTTCCGCCTCCTGCCGCAGAAGAATGTGTTCGCCAACGTAGCGTTCGCCATGCAGGTCATCGGCAAGAGCCGCAGCGTTATCCGCGACACCGTCCCCGAGGTCCTCAAAACGGTAGGGCTTGAGGGCAAGGAACACCGCATGCCGCACGAGCTTTCTGGCGGCGAGCAGCAGCGCGTCGCCATCGCCCGAGCCGTGGTCAACCGGCCCGGGATCCTCCTCGCTGACGAACCCACCGGAAACTTGGACCCCACCACCTCCATGGGCATTATGGGCGTGCTGGACAAGATCAACCAGAACGGAACCACCGTGGTGATGGCCACGCACGATGACGACATCGTCAACGAGATGCGCAAGCGGGTGGTCGAGCTCAAGAACGGCGTTGTGATCCGCGACGAAGCCAAGGCCCTGTACACATCGATGATTCCGGTCGTCGGCCAGTCCCGCCGCCTGAAGGACGCCAGCGGCAGGGAAACGCCCGACGGCGGCCTGCCGGGCAACGGTGCCGAAGGCGAGGCCCAGCGATGA
- a CDS encoding pilus assembly protein TadG-related protein encodes MKRREPDESGQLMVMILGYVLLALLVATVVIGITAVYLEHKRLLSLADAASLAAADSYTLGEVSAEGGSPSAVLNPARVRNVAADFVARSPASQRFSSLAVTGATGTPDGSTAVVVLTASVHPPVVNFLVPDGIRIEATSTARSRLTR; translated from the coding sequence GTGAAACGCAGGGAACCGGATGAAAGCGGACAGCTGATGGTGATGATCCTCGGCTACGTGCTCCTGGCGCTTTTAGTGGCGACCGTGGTCATCGGCATAACCGCGGTGTACCTGGAGCACAAGCGTCTCCTGTCCTTGGCGGATGCGGCGTCCCTGGCTGCGGCCGACAGCTACACACTGGGGGAAGTCTCAGCAGAGGGGGGAAGCCCATCCGCTGTCCTCAACCCCGCCCGGGTCCGAAATGTGGCCGCCGATTTCGTCGCCAGGAGCCCCGCCTCGCAGCGGTTTTCCAGCCTTGCTGTCACCGGGGCAACGGGCACGCCGGACGGTTCCACTGCCGTCGTGGTCCTCACTGCCTCCGTCCACCCGCCCGTAGTGAACTTCCTGGTTCCTGACGGCATCCGCATCGAGGCGACATCAACCGCGCGTTCGCGGCTGACCCGCTGA
- a CDS encoding TadE family protein has protein sequence MEVSAPGPAVQPDLSRPGERGSAVVDFVLVGGLLTMFFLAIVQLTLVLHVRNTLIDAAASGARYGTLADRTASDAEERTRSLISMALNKGFAEQVSSEEVSVQGMRTLEVTVRSPMPVIGLIGPRDMLEVKGHAAIQP, from the coding sequence ATGGAGGTGTCCGCTCCCGGTCCGGCGGTGCAGCCGGACTTGTCCCGCCCCGGGGAGCGGGGTTCGGCCGTGGTGGACTTTGTCCTGGTAGGCGGGCTGCTGACAATGTTCTTTCTGGCGATCGTCCAGTTGACCCTGGTACTGCATGTCCGGAATACGCTCATAGATGCGGCTGCATCAGGGGCACGGTATGGAACCCTTGCTGACCGCACCGCCTCGGACGCCGAGGAACGAACCCGCAGCCTCATAAGCATGGCCTTGAACAAAGGTTTTGCAGAGCAGGTCAGTAGCGAGGAAGTAAGCGTGCAAGGTATGCGGACACTGGAGGTGACGGTCAGGTCTCCAATGCCCGTCATCGGCCTGATAGGACCGCGGGACATGCTGGAGGTGAAAGGTCATGCCGCCATCCAGCCCTGA
- the smpB gene encoding SsrA-binding protein SmpB: MPKESGRKVVATNRKARHDYHVLDTYEAGIALMGTEVKSLREGHASMVDGFCTFYNDELWMEAIHIPEYNQGSWTNHAARRRRKLLLHREELIKISRKVQEAGYTIVPLQLYFVDGRAKVEIAVARGKREYDKRQTLREQQDNREAQREMRERNRRR, translated from the coding sequence GTGCCTAAAGAAAGTGGCCGTAAGGTGGTGGCCACCAACCGCAAGGCCCGGCACGATTACCATGTGCTGGACACCTACGAGGCCGGCATCGCGTTGATGGGCACCGAAGTGAAGTCCCTGCGCGAGGGCCATGCCTCCATGGTGGACGGATTCTGCACGTTCTATAACGACGAGCTGTGGATGGAAGCCATCCACATTCCGGAGTACAACCAGGGCAGCTGGACCAATCACGCTGCACGCCGCCGCCGTAAGCTGCTGCTGCACCGCGAGGAGCTCATCAAGATCTCCCGCAAGGTCCAGGAAGCCGGCTACACCATCGTTCCGCTGCAGCTCTACTTTGTGGACGGCCGCGCCAAGGTGGAAATCGCCGTGGCCCGCGGTAAACGCGAGTACGACAAGCGGCAGACGCTGCGGGAGCAGCAGGACAACCGCGAGGCGCAGCGTGAGATGCGCGAACGCAACCGTCGCCGGTAG
- a CDS encoding CpaF family protein: MDALGIVEDEVRELIRRRGLDPLRQAGEVRRLVEAAVTDYDERALMGPLPPLGPLDAARRFLFDAVAGFGVLQPLLDDPSIEEIWLNAPNEIYVARNGESELTSLSLSEQQVRDLVERMLKSSGRRLDMSSPFVDAALPDGSRLHVVIPDVTRRHWAVNIRKFVVKASRLEHLVELGTLTPQAARFLGAAVSSGLNILVSGATQAGKTTMLNCLAASIGSRERVITVEEIFELQFPLRDVVGLQCRQPNLEGEGEIPLRRLVKEALRMRPDRLVVGEVREAESLDMLIALNSGLPGMCTVHANSAHDAVTKICTLPLLAGENISSAFVVPTVASCIDLVVHCSRHADGRRQVTQVLSLGRRVENGIIESSLVFAMENGVLQPRANAMPAAEKLSKAGYDVAALLDPR; this comes from the coding sequence ATGGACGCGCTGGGAATAGTCGAGGACGAAGTCCGCGAGCTCATTCGCCGCCGCGGGCTGGACCCGCTCAGGCAGGCAGGCGAGGTCCGTCGATTGGTCGAAGCCGCAGTCACTGACTACGACGAACGGGCCCTCATGGGACCTCTTCCGCCCCTTGGCCCTCTTGACGCAGCGCGTCGGTTCCTTTTCGACGCCGTCGCAGGGTTCGGCGTACTTCAACCCCTCCTCGATGATCCATCGATTGAAGAGATCTGGCTCAACGCCCCCAATGAAATCTATGTCGCACGCAACGGCGAGTCAGAGCTGACGTCGCTCAGCCTTTCCGAGCAGCAGGTGCGGGATCTGGTGGAACGCATGCTCAAAAGCTCCGGCAGAAGGCTGGATATGTCGTCGCCCTTTGTGGATGCAGCGCTGCCCGACGGCTCCAGGCTCCATGTTGTCATTCCGGACGTCACGCGCCGCCACTGGGCCGTGAACATTCGTAAATTTGTCGTAAAAGCCAGCCGTCTTGAACATCTTGTGGAGTTGGGAACCCTGACCCCACAAGCTGCGCGCTTTCTTGGCGCGGCAGTTTCCAGCGGCCTCAACATCCTCGTTTCCGGGGCAACGCAGGCAGGCAAGACAACCATGCTGAACTGCTTGGCGGCCAGCATCGGAAGTCGGGAGCGCGTCATCACCGTCGAGGAAATCTTCGAGCTTCAGTTCCCCCTCAGGGACGTCGTAGGCCTGCAGTGCAGGCAGCCGAACCTCGAAGGTGAGGGCGAAATTCCACTTCGCCGACTAGTGAAGGAGGCTCTGCGCATGCGCCCGGACCGTTTGGTGGTGGGGGAGGTGCGGGAAGCTGAGAGCCTGGACATGCTGATCGCACTCAATAGCGGACTTCCCGGTATGTGTACTGTCCACGCCAACTCGGCACACGATGCAGTAACCAAAATCTGCACCCTTCCTTTGCTCGCGGGGGAGAACATATCCAGTGCGTTCGTGGTCCCCACCGTTGCATCGTGCATAGACCTAGTGGTGCACTGCAGCCGGCACGCCGATGGGCGGCGGCAAGTAACCCAAGTCCTGTCATTGGGACGCCGCGTGGAAAACGGCATTATCGAATCCTCATTGGTCTTCGCCATGGAAAACGGGGTCCTGCAGCCCCGGGCAAACGCTATGCCTGCAGCGGAGAAGCTTTCGAAGGCAGGGTACGACGTCGCCGCGCTGCTGGATCCGCGATGA
- the ftsX gene encoding permease-like cell division protein FtsX translates to MRLAFILSEIGSGLRRNLSMVVSVILVTFVSLTFVGAAGMLQMQINQMKGYWYDKVQVAIFLCSEGSTAPGCASGPVTPEQQQGLNALLESPAVAQYINDFQFESKDEAYKHFKDQFSNSPIVDSVTPDQLPASFRINMKDPQKYQIISETFSSQPGVETVIDQRQLLERLFSVMNGASLVAVGIAGVMIVCAILLIATTIRLSAFSRRRETGIMRLVGASKTVIQLPFILEGVIAAVIGAALASGTLWAVAQFFLGDYMSRQYPDTAFISSGQTLILAPALLVLGGSLAGISSLLTLRRYLRV, encoded by the coding sequence ATGAGGCTCGCGTTCATCCTGTCCGAGATCGGCAGCGGCCTGCGCCGCAACCTTTCCATGGTGGTCTCGGTGATCCTGGTGACGTTCGTGTCCCTTACCTTCGTGGGCGCCGCCGGCATGCTGCAGATGCAGATCAACCAGATGAAAGGCTACTGGTACGACAAAGTCCAGGTGGCCATCTTCCTGTGCAGTGAAGGTTCGACGGCGCCGGGCTGCGCGTCCGGGCCCGTCACCCCTGAGCAGCAACAGGGCCTCAACGCTCTCCTGGAGTCCCCGGCTGTGGCCCAGTACATCAACGACTTCCAGTTTGAGTCCAAGGATGAGGCCTACAAGCACTTCAAGGACCAGTTCTCCAATTCGCCCATCGTCGATTCCGTGACGCCGGACCAGCTGCCGGCATCGTTCCGGATCAACATGAAGGATCCACAGAAGTACCAGATCATCAGCGAGACGTTCTCGTCCCAGCCGGGCGTGGAAACGGTCATTGACCAGCGCCAGTTGCTCGAACGCCTGTTCTCGGTGATGAACGGCGCCTCCTTGGTGGCAGTGGGCATCGCAGGTGTCATGATCGTCTGCGCCATCCTGCTGATCGCCACCACCATCAGGCTCTCCGCCTTCAGCCGACGCCGGGAAACCGGAATCATGCGGCTCGTGGGAGCCTCAAAAACGGTGATCCAGCTGCCGTTCATCCTGGAAGGCGTCATCGCAGCAGTGATCGGTGCTGCCCTGGCCTCGGGCACCCTGTGGGCGGTGGCGCAGTTCTTCCTCGGCGACTACATGTCGCGGCAATACCCCGATACGGCCTTCATCTCATCCGGCCAGACCCTGATCCTCGCTCCGGCGCTGCTGGTCCTTGGCGGATCCTTGGCAGGAATTTCGTCTCTCTTGACCTTACGTAGATATTTGCGCGTTTAG